CGTGGCCGAGCTTCGTGAAAGACATTAAGCAGGCTGCGGAAAAGAAACCCATGGCCCGGGATCTCTTGGGCCAGCTCGAGCTTTCCTACAAGGAAAAGATCGGGCACTGGAAGCATGGGGGAATCGTGGGGGTCAAGGGATACGGTGGGGGCGTGATCGGAAGATACTCGGACCGGCCCGACCTGTTCCCTGGCGTGGAACACTTCCACACCTTGCGGGTGAATCATCCGACGGGATGGTTTTATACCACGAAGGCTCTACGGGCCCTATGCGACGTTTGGGATAAGCATGGAAGCGGGTTGACCAACATGCATGGGTCCACCGGGGACATTATTCTTTTGGGAACCAAAACGGAGAATCTTCAGCCCTGCTTTGATGACCTTTCGGATGCCGGTTTTGATTTAGGGGGATCCGGGTCGGCCCTCCGGACGCCCAGCGCCTGCGTGGGACCGGGCCGCTGTGAGTGGGCCTGCATCGACAGCCTGGATATTTGTTACAACCTTACCATGGAATTCCAGGACCAGATTCACCGGCCCATGTTTCCCTACAAGTTCAAGATTAAGGTTTCAGCCTGCGCCAATGATTGCGTGGCGGCCATCGCCCGGGCGGATTTTTCGATTATTGGAACCTGGATGGGGAAGATTCAAATTGATGCCCAAGAGGTTAAGGCCTACGCAGCCTCCGGTCTGAACATACGGGAAGAGGTCACGGACCTTTGTCCGACGAAATGTATGAACTGGGATGAAGGGAAGAAAGAGCTCAAGATCGAAGATGGGGACTGTACCCGCTGCATGCACTGCATCAACCTGATGCCCAAGGCCCTGCGGCAGGGGAAAGAAAAAGGCGCTTCCATACTGGTCGGAGGCAAAGCCCCCATTCTGCAGGGCGCTCTTCTCTCTACGCTGATCGTGCCCTTCATGAAACTGGAACCCCCGTATAAGGAATTGAAAGAACTGATCCGGAAAATTCAGGATTGGTGGGATGAGAACGGAAAATCCAGGGAAAG
This portion of the Deltaproteobacteria bacterium genome encodes:
- the dsrA gene encoding dissimilatory-type sulfite reductase subunit alpha; the protein is MAKSETPLLDELEKGPWPSFVKDIKQAAEKKPMARDLLGQLELSYKEKIGHWKHGGIVGVKGYGGGVIGRYSDRPDLFPGVEHFHTLRVNHPTGWFYTTKALRALCDVWDKHGSGLTNMHGSTGDIILLGTKTENLQPCFDDLSDAGFDLGGSGSALRTPSACVGPGRCEWACIDSLDICYNLTMEFQDQIHRPMFPYKFKIKVSACANDCVAAIARADFSIIGTWMGKIQIDAQEVKAYAASGLNIREEVTDLCPTKCMNWDEGKKELKIEDGDCTRCMHCINLMPKALRQGKEKGASILVGGKAPILQGALLSTLIVPFMKLEPPYKELKELIRKIQDWWDENGKSRERLGELINRVGMRTFLKAVGLKPIPQMVKSPRTNPYIFFWPEEIKKEVK